The genomic DNA GATCACCGCAAGATCCACCAGCGTCAGCAGAAGCAGCAGTCCGCAGGCCGCGGCCCAGCCCGGACGGTCGACCAGGGAGAAGGCCGTCAGGCCGAAAACGGCCCAGGCCATGCCCCATAGACTCAGGCACAGCCGCAGTCGCAGGGGGCTGCGTGCAGTCATCGGTTCGTTACCGGTACGCATGGCGATCGCCTCTCCTACCAGGATGGACCCACGACTGCGGTTTTGAGGCACGTCGAGACAGATTGTGGGGGACCACCACCCGTGAACGGCACACCATGGCGGAACGGCGCCGCCCGAAGGGCCCGGGTCCGCGGATCGCTGCTGGGCGGTGCGATCGGCGACGCACTGGGCAATCCGGTGGAGTTCCTCTCGCTCGCAGGCATCCGCAGGGCGTACGGGGAAGACGGCGTCCGGGGCCTCGTCGCGGACGCGGACGGGGCCGTCGGCCGGATCACCGACGACACGCAGATGACCCTGTTCACCGCCGAAGGCCTGATCAGGGCGCACTCCCGGGCGATGTCGAAGGGCATAGGCGGCGCCGAGACCGCTCTCGTACGGAACGCCTATCTGCGCTGGCTCGACACCCAGAACCACCCGGCACCACCGGCCCGCGGCGGGGACGACCCCGTACGGACCGGGTGGCTGCGGCAGCAGCGCTTCCTGTACGCGCGCCGAGCCCCCGGCAACGCCTGCCTGACCGGGCTCGCGGCCGAGCACGTTCCCGACCCCACGGGGCCGTTCGGCCGGCCTGGTCCGGTCAACACCGGGTCCAAGGGATGCGGCACGGTGATGCGGTCCGCGCCCTTCGGGCTGATCGGTGAGGGGGCGGAGACCGGCTTCGGGCTGGCGTACCGGTGCGCGCAGATCACCCACGGCCACCTGACGGGTGCGTACGCGGCCGGGGTGTTCGCCGCGATCATCGCTCATCTGATGGAGGGTGACTCGATGCCGGGCGCCGTGCTCCGGGCCATGGAGTTGCTGGCCCGCCACCCGGGACACGAGGAGACGACGGTGGCGCTGCGCGCGGCCGTCGACCTGGCCGCGCAGGGCGCGCCGACCGCCGAGAAGGTGGAGTCACTGGGCGCGGGCTGGGTGGCCGAGGAGGCCCTCGCCATCGCCGTGTACTGCGCGCTTGTGCTGCCGGGCGCCGACCAGGTGGCTCGGGCGCTGCTGCTCTCGGTCAACCACTCGGGCGACAGCGACTCCACCGGCTCGATCTGCGGAAATCTGCTCGGCGCCCACCACGCGGACGTGCAACTCCCGACGTCCTGGCTGGTGCTGACGGAGGGACGGGCAGTGATCGCCGAGCTGGCGGACGATCTGTGCCTGGAGTTCGAGCAGTCGGTGGAGTGGCCGCAGGAGCGCTATCCGGTGTGCTGACCGGTCCCGTCCCGACAGGACCGGGAACGGT from Streptomyces sp. NBC_01707 includes the following:
- a CDS encoding DUF6343 family protein; this translates as MRTGNEPMTARSPLRLRLCLSLWGMAWAVFGLTAFSLVDRPGWAAACGLLLLLTLVDLAVIVRHIHQGPHYQPGRNIPPYEPDHGGRGRYGH
- a CDS encoding ADP-ribosylglycohydrolase family protein, whose translation is MNGTPWRNGAARRARVRGSLLGGAIGDALGNPVEFLSLAGIRRAYGEDGVRGLVADADGAVGRITDDTQMTLFTAEGLIRAHSRAMSKGIGGAETALVRNAYLRWLDTQNHPAPPARGGDDPVRTGWLRQQRFLYARRAPGNACLTGLAAEHVPDPTGPFGRPGPVNTGSKGCGTVMRSAPFGLIGEGAETGFGLAYRCAQITHGHLTGAYAAGVFAAIIAHLMEGDSMPGAVLRAMELLARHPGHEETTVALRAAVDLAAQGAPTAEKVESLGAGWVAEEALAIAVYCALVLPGADQVARALLLSVNHSGDSDSTGSICGNLLGAHHADVQLPTSWLVLTEGRAVIAELADDLCLEFEQSVEWPQERYPVC